The following are from one region of the Marinomonas sp. CT5 genome:
- a CDS encoding methyl-accepting chemotaxis protein, whose amino-acid sequence MKISHVTRTTTVSYFIIAAMLVALLLWSLMKFRNAFEQSDSYTQVWEHSAIDLKQIIEGYLLSGEASALQSSQEFIENTIRPELQPLPEAIKNPINRQLTEIEKSLQTDVRAAGKLSGNPYALIENNERQTLLSLDTLADKITLFQENHDLQSTAIYLASKASLYADLAHISDAKDNYLANNTTENKQRLISAIDIFRTHIADFEQLPLLDLNEEESTSSADDLSSLMGWASDTEDEVDTVDPLEETKSELRTWSSRYLKDVDSSLVNIQQALKAQKKIRSQINQLEEILKAGTKDIQKSAQATQEQTLMAFSIFVILMILTTVSVHIFQNRVVVKSARDLYTAVKELVEHQNINTLKVGKNKNELSDVAHYLNRYLEQIAVQRQQRDTELNNISISLNDMLNAFGQVHELSSASLQGLDDTLNMSNHVETLASKAEVRAKEVASYAADTNTEMTHSVQQAASLAVANQTTVERLNSSKKALTNLSSSVSSASSIVGGIRDISEQTNLLALNAAIEAARAGEHGRGFAVVASEVRSLSTSTQQSLEEITKIFSQLTSATDKLNQNINLIETASIEQIDLTHALGQSAQDILEKSKQSSHLAKKATGYAAEQKISMSKLNNAVMKIREQANESEEFMAGLTNNIKQKIQDITTTLGIS is encoded by the coding sequence TTGAAAATTTCCCATGTGACGCGCACCACCACCGTAAGTTATTTCATTATTGCCGCTATGTTAGTGGCTCTGCTTCTTTGGAGCTTGATGAAATTCCGCAATGCTTTTGAGCAAAGTGACTCTTACACACAAGTTTGGGAACATTCCGCTATCGACTTGAAGCAAATAATTGAAGGCTACTTATTGTCTGGCGAGGCATCAGCCTTGCAGTCCTCGCAAGAATTTATTGAAAACACCATTCGACCAGAACTTCAGCCTCTACCAGAGGCCATAAAAAATCCAATCAATAGACAATTAACTGAAATAGAAAAGAGCCTTCAAACCGATGTCAGAGCAGCGGGTAAATTGTCAGGCAACCCTTATGCCTTAATCGAAAATAATGAAAGGCAAACCTTACTATCGCTAGACACTCTGGCTGATAAAATTACGCTCTTTCAAGAGAATCACGACCTACAATCCACCGCTATTTACTTGGCAAGCAAAGCCTCATTGTATGCCGACCTTGCCCATATAAGCGATGCCAAAGACAACTACTTAGCGAACAACACGACAGAGAATAAACAACGACTAATCAGCGCCATTGATATATTTCGAACTCATATCGCTGATTTTGAGCAACTTCCACTACTCGACTTAAACGAAGAAGAAAGCACGAGTTCTGCAGATGATTTATCGTCTTTAATGGGCTGGGCAAGCGACACCGAAGACGAAGTAGATACCGTGGATCCTCTAGAAGAAACTAAGAGCGAGCTACGCACTTGGTCAAGCCGCTACCTAAAAGACGTAGACTCTAGTCTGGTAAATATTCAACAAGCACTCAAAGCCCAGAAAAAAATTCGCTCACAGATAAACCAACTTGAAGAGATTTTGAAAGCAGGCACTAAAGACATCCAAAAAAGCGCTCAAGCCACACAAGAACAAACACTAATGGCATTTTCGATTTTTGTTATTTTGATGATATTAACCACGGTTTCTGTTCATATTTTTCAAAATAGAGTCGTGGTAAAAAGTGCCCGCGATTTATATACAGCGGTAAAAGAACTCGTTGAACACCAAAACATCAACACACTTAAAGTCGGTAAAAATAAAAATGAGCTGTCAGACGTGGCTCACTATTTAAATCGTTACTTAGAGCAAATTGCGGTACAACGTCAGCAACGAGATACGGAACTAAATAACATCTCAATATCACTCAACGACATGCTCAATGCTTTTGGACAAGTGCATGAGCTAAGTTCAGCGTCGTTACAGGGCCTGGACGATACACTTAATATGTCCAACCACGTAGAAACTCTGGCTAGCAAAGCAGAAGTCAGAGCAAAAGAAGTAGCCAGTTATGCCGCAGATACGAATACCGAGATGACTCATAGCGTTCAGCAGGCAGCCTCCTTGGCGGTTGCCAATCAAACGACCGTTGAAAGGCTCAATAGCAGTAAAAAAGCCTTAACCAACTTGAGCTCATCTGTCTCTAGCGCATCATCTATTGTTGGCGGGATTCGAGATATCTCTGAACAAACGAATTTACTTGCACTTAATGCGGCGATTGAAGCGGCTCGAGCTGGTGAGCATGGCCGAGGGTTTGCCGTGGTCGCTTCAGAAGTAAGGTCGCTATCAACCAGCACTCAACAGTCTTTAGAAGAGATTACTAAGATCTTCTCACAGCTGACATCTGCTACCGATAAGCTCAACCAGAATATCAATCTCATTGAGACAGCTTCGATTGAACAAATAGACCTGACTCACGCGCTTGGTCAATCGGCTCAAGATATTCTTGAAAAATCTAAGCAGTCTAGTCATTTAGCCAAAAAAGCAACGGGCTATGCGGCAGAACAAAAAATCAGTATGAGTAAACTTAACAATGCTGTGATGAAAATAAGAGAGCAGGCCAATGAATCAGAAGAGTTTATGGCAGGCCTGACAAACAACATCAAACAGAAAATTCAAGACATCACAACCACATTAGGTATTAGTTAA
- the serA gene encoding phosphoglycerate dehydrogenase: MSNNSLDKDKIKILLLEGVHQSALDALYEAGYTNIEYHKTALAEDELIEKISEAHFIGIRSRTQLTAKVLEHASKLVSIGCFCIGTNQVDLDAASEKGIVVFNAPYSNTRSVAELVLGQLILLLRGIPQKNAACHRGGWIKSAAGSFETRGKRLGIIGYGSIGTQLSVLAESLGMEVCFYDIVTKLPLGNARQIKSLKELLSTSDIISLHVPETSSTKMMIGAKEVSQMKKGSIFINASRGTVADLDAVAEAIKSGDLGGAAVDVFPVEPKSNSEEFVSPLRGLDNVILTPHIGGSTMEAQENIGVEVAEKLIKYSDVGTTTAAVNFPEVALPAQADNHRILHIHENRPGVLSKINAIFSENNINITGQYLRTTEKLGYMVMDVDAEEGELALEKVKEVEGTIKARVLF; encoded by the coding sequence ATGAGTAATAACTCACTAGACAAAGACAAAATTAAAATCTTGTTATTAGAAGGCGTTCATCAATCTGCATTGGACGCGTTGTATGAAGCAGGTTATACCAACATTGAATATCATAAAACGGCACTTGCTGAAGATGAGCTGATCGAGAAAATTTCGGAAGCGCATTTTATTGGTATTCGATCTCGTACCCAATTAACAGCGAAAGTGCTAGAGCATGCTAGTAAACTGGTTTCGATTGGTTGTTTCTGTATTGGTACAAATCAGGTAGATCTTGATGCGGCAAGTGAGAAGGGTATTGTTGTATTCAACGCGCCATACTCAAACACTCGCAGTGTTGCCGAGCTCGTGCTTGGCCAATTAATTCTATTGCTTCGAGGCATTCCTCAGAAAAATGCAGCCTGTCATCGTGGCGGCTGGATCAAATCTGCTGCGGGGTCTTTTGAGACTCGTGGTAAACGTCTGGGTATTATTGGTTACGGTAGTATCGGCACACAGTTAAGTGTATTAGCTGAATCTTTAGGGATGGAAGTATGTTTTTATGACATTGTTACTAAGTTGCCACTTGGTAATGCACGTCAAATAAAGAGCTTGAAAGAATTGCTGTCTACCAGTGATATTATCAGTTTGCACGTACCTGAAACGTCTTCTACTAAGATGATGATCGGTGCGAAAGAAGTGTCTCAAATGAAGAAAGGTTCTATCTTCATTAATGCTTCTCGCGGAACGGTTGCGGACCTTGATGCGGTGGCGGAAGCCATTAAATCTGGCGACTTGGGCGGTGCCGCAGTTGATGTATTCCCAGTTGAGCCGAAAAGCAACAGCGAAGAATTTGTTTCACCACTACGTGGCTTAGACAATGTCATTCTCACGCCTCATATTGGCGGTAGTACAATGGAAGCTCAGGAAAACATCGGTGTTGAAGTGGCTGAGAAGCTGATTAAATACTCTGATGTTGGTACCACAACAGCGGCGGTTAACTTCCCTGAAGTGGCGTTGCCTGCTCAAGCGGATAACCACCGTATTCTTCACATTCATGAGAACCGTCCTGGTGTACTTTCTAAGATCAACGCGATCTTCTCTGAAAATAACATCAACATTACAGGTCAGTACCTGCGTACAACCGAGAAACTTGGTTATATGGTAATGGACGTGGATGCGGAAGAGGGTGAACTGGCCCTTGAGAAAGTAAAAGAAGTAGAAGGCACTATTAAAGCTCGAGTTTTATTTTAA
- the trmA gene encoding tRNA (uridine(54)-C5)-methyltransferase TrmA, with product MRPDQIQPEMYEKQLQEKQAELAKLMATLSLPEMEVFASKPSHYRMRAEFRIWHEGDDLYYAMFDSADPRTPIRTDQFLAASSLINELMPKLLDAVRDVPVLRYKLFQVDFLTTTTGEALISLLYHKPIDAEWNAAAQQLNDAFPACHFIGRSRKKKQIITRDFVMETLNVNGQKFHYQQVENSFTQPNAVISEKMLEWALDVTKESSGDLLEMYCGNGNFSIPLARRFDRVVATEISKVSVNSAQLNIAINGMHNVQVVKMASEDVSAALNGDVELPKSLIQAGVSELTPSVVLVDPPRAGLDDATVELIRKIDSILYISCNPETLKANLESLSSTHEVVRYAMFDQFPYTHHVETGVFLKRKVN from the coding sequence ATGAGACCGGATCAAATCCAACCAGAAATGTATGAAAAGCAGCTGCAAGAAAAACAAGCTGAATTAGCCAAATTAATGGCGACTTTGTCATTGCCTGAGATGGAAGTCTTTGCGAGTAAGCCGTCTCATTATCGAATGAGGGCTGAGTTTCGAATTTGGCACGAAGGTGATGATTTGTATTATGCCATGTTTGATTCTGCCGATCCTCGAACCCCGATTCGTACCGATCAATTTTTAGCCGCATCGAGCCTTATTAACGAATTGATGCCCAAACTTCTTGATGCCGTGCGCGATGTGCCAGTCTTGCGCTATAAGCTTTTTCAAGTGGATTTTCTGACGACAACCACGGGTGAAGCCTTGATAAGTCTGCTTTACCATAAGCCGATCGATGCAGAGTGGAACGCGGCCGCTCAGCAGTTAAATGATGCGTTTCCTGCCTGCCATTTTATTGGTCGTAGCCGTAAGAAAAAGCAAATTATCACCCGTGATTTTGTGATGGAAACGCTCAATGTAAATGGACAGAAATTTCATTATCAGCAAGTCGAAAACAGCTTCACCCAACCTAATGCTGTAATCAGTGAAAAAATGCTGGAATGGGCTCTGGATGTGACGAAAGAGTCATCCGGTGACTTACTCGAAATGTATTGTGGGAATGGTAACTTTTCTATTCCCTTAGCTCGTCGTTTTGATCGTGTGGTAGCGACTGAGATATCTAAAGTGTCGGTTAATTCAGCACAACTCAATATTGCTATTAACGGCATGCATAATGTGCAAGTAGTGAAAATGGCCAGTGAAGATGTATCGGCTGCGTTGAATGGTGATGTGGAGTTGCCTAAGAGCTTGATTCAGGCTGGTGTGAGTGAGCTTACGCCTTCTGTTGTATTAGTGGATCCACCTCGTGCAGGTCTGGATGATGCAACGGTTGAACTGATTCGTAAGATCGATTCTATTCTTTATATTTCCTGCAATCCTGAAACACTCAAAGCAAATCTAGAATCGTTATCGAGTACCCATGAAGTAGTGCGATACGCAATGTTTGATCAGTTCCCTTATACGCATCATGTGGAAACGGGTGTTTTTTTGAAGCGTAAAGTAAATTAA
- the mtnN gene encoding 5'-methylthioadenosine/S-adenosylhomocysteine nucleosidase produces the protein MSVIGLIGAMDEEVAVIKGWMTDVREQTIAGCDFFIGHFEGKDVVLLKSGIGKVNAAVSTTLLLSEFKPEYVINIGSAGGFDPDLRVGDVVISDQVVHHDVDVTAFGYVMGQVPNMPATYAADENLIRQAKAAFQAVTDVQAKVGLIGTGDSFMSDPTRVDSVRATFPELVAVEMEAAAVAQVCFKFGTPFVVVRSLSDIAGKESPQSFEEYLKVAAENSSRMIQQMLKGL, from the coding sequence ATGAGTGTAATCGGATTAATTGGAGCCATGGATGAAGAAGTTGCCGTTATTAAAGGCTGGATGACCGATGTTCGAGAGCAGACTATCGCAGGGTGTGATTTTTTTATAGGACATTTTGAAGGTAAAGATGTGGTTCTGTTGAAATCCGGCATTGGTAAAGTGAATGCGGCTGTCTCAACGACTTTGTTGCTGTCTGAGTTTAAACCTGAGTATGTCATTAATATTGGCTCGGCTGGTGGGTTTGATCCAGATTTACGAGTTGGTGATGTGGTGATTTCCGATCAAGTGGTTCACCATGATGTTGATGTTACAGCGTTTGGTTATGTGATGGGGCAAGTGCCCAATATGCCAGCGACTTATGCGGCCGATGAGAATTTAATTAGGCAAGCAAAGGCTGCGTTTCAGGCAGTGACTGATGTTCAGGCGAAAGTGGGCTTGATTGGTACAGGTGACAGCTTTATGAGTGATCCAACGCGAGTGGACTCAGTGCGAGCCACTTTTCCAGAGTTGGTTGCTGTTGAAATGGAAGCTGCGGCCGTTGCGCAAGTGTGTTTTAAATTTGGGACACCGTTTGTTGTGGTTCGCTCTTTATCTGATATTGCAGGTAAAGAATCGCCTCAGAGCTTTGAAGAATATTTGAAAGTGGCGGCTGAGAATTCATCTAGAATGATTCAGCAAATGCTAAAAGGCCTTTAA
- a CDS encoding substrate-binding domain-containing protein, which translates to MRRLSSFVVWIIIGCVFSLAHGANLTLDLMDSHEFYQLIPRQGPLAEQFTTVVNSPPSPIRTSQKRAARIALILFGDTNSIENQSLLIAFRKRMRELAIDYRLDTYVLPSDQSSDLSSYFKLADTQPDYIVMTRLGFVQRRFAERFLKSGKSKIILYDFATPFVHWMNHPPLMYIGFDQQKATKMLASYLERQLPTDAKISALVLPTSYLGHLRCDLFLDEMIKYKHHVKQVKVVADDTVRAFEATRALLKDNPPDFIFSCSQNISNGVVAAIQDQGNLNSNTQTNSWELSSHGIKGFENRIVKAGILFMRDDLAIAVAEAIKLDLEGKNMPNLYVANSTLISAELDSESLRLMQHQAYHYSVELWQK; encoded by the coding sequence ATGCGAAGACTGAGCTCTTTTGTTGTATGGATTATCATCGGGTGTGTTTTCTCATTAGCTCATGGTGCGAACCTGACTCTTGATTTGATGGACAGCCACGAATTTTATCAATTAATTCCGAGGCAAGGTCCTTTAGCAGAACAGTTCACCACCGTTGTAAATTCCCCCCCCAGCCCGATTCGTACCTCCCAGAAAAGAGCCGCTCGTATTGCGCTAATCTTGTTCGGTGACACGAATTCAATCGAAAATCAGTCATTACTTATTGCTTTTCGAAAACGTATGAGAGAGTTAGCCATTGATTATCGCTTAGATACTTATGTGTTGCCCTCGGATCAAAGCAGTGATCTTTCCTCTTATTTTAAGTTGGCTGATACGCAGCCAGACTATATCGTGATGACCCGGTTAGGCTTTGTTCAGCGTCGTTTTGCCGAGCGATTTTTGAAATCAGGTAAGTCTAAAATTATTCTATATGATTTTGCGACCCCCTTTGTTCATTGGATGAATCATCCACCTCTAATGTATATTGGTTTTGATCAGCAAAAGGCAACGAAAATGCTCGCGAGTTATCTAGAGCGTCAGTTACCTACCGATGCAAAGATTTCGGCACTGGTTTTACCGACAAGCTATCTTGGTCATTTACGTTGCGATTTGTTTTTAGATGAGATGATTAAATATAAGCATCATGTGAAACAGGTAAAAGTTGTTGCAGATGACACTGTTCGTGCGTTTGAAGCGACAAGAGCGCTTTTAAAAGACAATCCACCAGATTTTATTTTTAGCTGCTCGCAAAACATTTCGAATGGTGTTGTCGCTGCAATTCAAGATCAAGGTAACCTAAATTCAAATACACAAACCAATTCGTGGGAGCTGTCTTCGCACGGTATTAAGGGTTTTGAAAATCGCATCGTAAAAGCTGGCATACTGTTTATGAGGGATGATCTTGCCATTGCTGTGGCTGAAGCAATTAAATTGGATCTTGAAGGAAAGAATATGCCTAATCTTTATGTTGCAAATTCAACGCTTATATCTGCTGAATTAGATTCAGAGAGTTTACGTTTAATGCAGCATCAAGCTTATCATTACTCGGTGGAATTATGGCAGAAGTAG
- the fba gene encoding class II fructose-bisphosphate aldolase (catalyzes the reversible aldol condensation of dihydroxyacetonephosphate and glyceraldehyde 3-phosphate in the Calvin cycle, glycolysis, and/or gluconeogenesis) — translation MPLISMRQLLDHAAEHSYGLPAFNVNNMEQVKAIMEAAHEVNSPVIMQASAGARKYAGSHFLRHLIAAAIEDYPHIPVVMHQDHGTSPAICQRSIQLGFSSVMMDGSLMADGKTPASYDYNVDVTRRTVEFAHACGVSVEGELGVLGSLETGQAGEEDGVGAEGTLSHDQMLTDPQEAVDFVNATGIDALAVAIGTSHGAYKFTRPPTGDILDIERIAKIVDLLPNTHIVLHGSSSVPQDWLSIINEFGGEIPETYGVPVEEIVKAIRYGVRKVNIDTDLRLAATGAIRRSLAEHKGNFDPRKYLTESIKAMKAVCIDRYEAFGCAGQASRIHTMDLEEMAVRYERGEYAGGRVF, via the coding sequence ATGCCTTTAATTAGTATGCGTCAACTGCTCGATCATGCAGCAGAACACAGCTATGGTTTGCCCGCTTTTAATGTGAATAACATGGAGCAAGTGAAAGCCATTATGGAAGCGGCTCACGAAGTGAATTCTCCTGTTATCATGCAGGCTTCTGCTGGTGCTCGTAAATACGCTGGTTCTCACTTCCTACGTCACCTGATTGCTGCGGCAATTGAAGACTACCCACATATTCCAGTGGTTATGCATCAGGATCACGGTACGTCACCAGCGATCTGTCAGCGTTCTATTCAACTTGGTTTCTCATCAGTAATGATGGATGGCTCTTTGATGGCGGACGGTAAAACGCCTGCAAGCTACGATTATAACGTTGATGTTACTCGTCGTACTGTTGAGTTTGCGCATGCATGTGGCGTATCTGTAGAAGGTGAGTTGGGTGTATTGGGCTCTCTAGAAACGGGTCAAGCGGGCGAAGAAGATGGCGTTGGCGCTGAAGGGACTCTTTCTCATGATCAGATGTTGACAGACCCTCAAGAAGCGGTAGATTTTGTTAACGCTACTGGTATTGACGCTTTGGCTGTGGCAATTGGTACTAGTCATGGTGCATACAAGTTTACTCGTCCACCGACTGGCGACATTCTTGATATTGAACGTATTGCAAAAATCGTAGACCTGTTACCAAACACACACATTGTGTTGCATGGTTCGTCTTCTGTGCCTCAAGATTGGTTATCTATCATCAATGAGTTTGGTGGCGAGATTCCAGAGACTTATGGTGTCCCAGTTGAAGAGATTGTTAAGGCGATTCGTTACGGCGTTCGTAAGGTTAACATCGATACAGATTTGCGTTTGGCGGCAACGGGGGCGATTCGCCGTAGTCTTGCTGAGCACAAGGGTAACTTTGACCCTCGTAAATACTTAACCGAAAGCATCAAAGCGATGAAAGCGGTATGTATTGACCGCTATGAAGCTTTTGGTTGTGCTGGTCAAGCTTCTCGTATTCATACTATGGATCTGGAAGAAATGGCTGTTCGCTACGAGCGTGGTGAATATGCTGGTGGTCGAGTTTTCTAA
- a CDS encoding phosphoglycerate kinase, whose protein sequence is MTVINMKDVDLANKRVLIREDLNVPVKDGKVTSDARIRAALPTIKLALEAGAKVMVMSHLGRPTEGQYEEEYSLQPVATHLAGLLGQDVPLAKNWLDGVEVESGQLVLVENVRFNPGEKKDDEALSKKMAALCDVFVMDAFGTAHRAQASTHGVAKFAPIACSGPLLSAELEALERALAKPARPMAAIVGGSKVSTKLTVLESLSDKVDQLIVGGGIANTFLAAAGFPVGKSLYEEDLIPQAKALMEKTSIPLPEDVVVATAFAPDAVATVKNAADVGPDDMILDIGPKAAAAFSALLEESQTIIWNGPVGVFEFDQFGGGTKALAMAIANSKGFSIAGGGDTLAAVDKYDIAEQVSYISTGGGAFLEFVEGKVLPAVAMLETRAQN, encoded by the coding sequence ATGACCGTAATTAATATGAAAGATGTGGATCTAGCGAATAAGCGCGTGTTAATTCGTGAAGACCTAAACGTACCAGTAAAAGACGGCAAAGTGACGAGCGATGCACGTATTCGTGCCGCTTTGCCAACGATTAAATTGGCACTTGAGGCGGGCGCAAAAGTCATGGTGATGTCTCACCTTGGTCGTCCAACGGAAGGTCAGTACGAAGAAGAATATTCACTCCAACCTGTTGCGACACATCTTGCTGGTTTGTTGGGTCAAGATGTCCCTCTTGCTAAAAATTGGTTAGATGGCGTTGAGGTTGAATCAGGTCAGCTTGTGTTGGTTGAGAACGTCCGTTTCAATCCAGGCGAGAAAAAAGACGATGAAGCTTTGTCAAAGAAAATGGCAGCCTTGTGTGACGTGTTCGTAATGGATGCGTTTGGTACGGCTCATCGTGCCCAAGCTTCTACTCATGGCGTTGCGAAATTCGCTCCCATTGCCTGTTCAGGTCCATTGTTATCTGCAGAGCTTGAAGCGTTAGAAAGAGCGTTGGCTAAACCAGCTCGCCCAATGGCCGCTATTGTTGGTGGTTCAAAAGTATCGACTAAGCTGACAGTGTTGGAGTCTTTGTCTGACAAGGTAGATCAGCTGATTGTTGGTGGCGGTATTGCGAATACTTTCCTTGCTGCGGCTGGGTTTCCTGTGGGTAAATCTTTGTATGAGGAAGATTTGATTCCTCAGGCAAAAGCCTTGATGGAAAAAACCAGTATTCCATTGCCTGAAGATGTGGTTGTTGCGACAGCATTTGCTCCTGACGCGGTGGCAACAGTAAAAAATGCGGCCGATGTTGGCCCTGACGATATGATTTTGGATATTGGACCTAAAGCGGCCGCTGCGTTTTCCGCTTTGCTTGAAGAGTCTCAGACGATTATTTGGAATGGCCCTGTTGGTGTGTTCGAATTTGATCAGTTCGGCGGTGGAACGAAAGCGTTAGCGATGGCCATTGCGAACAGTAAAGGCTTTTCAATTGCTGGCGGTGGTGACACATTAGCGGCGGTTGATAAATATGACATTGCCGAGCAAGTTTCCTATATTTCGACTGGTGGTGGAGCGTTTTTGGAGTTTGTTGAAGGAAAAGTGCTGCCAGCGGTTGCGATGTTAGAAACACGCGCGCAAAATTAG
- a CDS encoding glyceraldehyde 3-phosphate dehydrogenase NAD-binding domain-containing protein, translated as MLRVAINGYGRIGRSVLRALYENGYRDHIQVVAINELSDIETISYLTRYDTTHGRFPQPVSTQDNALLIGDDAILCFSCDTPEKLDWSALELDMVFECSGSFSGREGAEDYLSAGVPRMLLSQPAAADVDATIVYGFNHQDIQAGHNIVSAASCTTNCLIPVLDVIKQFSGVVHGMTQTIHSAMNDQPVIDGYHTKDLRLTRAALSSIIPVDTGLARGITRMMPELEGKMGCNAVRVPTLNVSVIDLVLRTEQDVTVEQINAQLEQAANSKYAGLMGFTKEAHASVDFNHDPRSVIIDSTQTQVIDQRMVKLLCWFDNEWGYANRMLDVAKYWAGVIKSS; from the coding sequence ATGTTGCGAGTCGCTATCAATGGTTATGGCCGTATCGGACGTTCGGTATTACGAGCGCTCTATGAGAATGGCTACCGCGACCACATTCAAGTGGTTGCTATCAATGAATTGTCTGATATTGAGACAATCAGTTATCTAACACGCTATGACACAACTCATGGCCGCTTTCCTCAACCTGTTTCGACTCAAGATAATGCATTGCTTATTGGCGATGATGCTATTTTGTGTTTCTCCTGTGATACGCCTGAAAAATTGGACTGGTCTGCTCTTGAATTAGATATGGTGTTTGAATGTTCTGGCAGTTTTTCAGGTAGAGAAGGAGCAGAAGACTACCTGAGTGCGGGCGTACCACGAATGTTACTTTCTCAGCCTGCGGCGGCGGATGTCGACGCGACCATTGTGTATGGTTTTAATCATCAAGACATTCAAGCGGGTCACAACATTGTCTCGGCGGCCTCTTGTACTACCAACTGTTTGATTCCTGTATTAGACGTGATTAAGCAGTTTTCTGGAGTGGTTCATGGTATGACTCAAACGATTCACTCCGCTATGAATGATCAGCCTGTTATTGATGGTTATCATACGAAAGACTTGCGTCTTACTCGGGCTGCATTGAGCTCAATTATTCCGGTTGATACTGGTTTGGCGAGAGGGATCACCCGAATGATGCCAGAGTTGGAAGGCAAGATGGGGTGTAACGCTGTTCGAGTGCCGACCTTGAATGTCTCTGTTATTGATTTAGTATTGCGAACAGAGCAGGACGTAACGGTTGAGCAGATTAATGCGCAGTTAGAACAAGCGGCTAACTCGAAATACGCAGGATTGATGGGATTTACTAAAGAAGCGCATGCTTCGGTGGATTTTAATCATGACCCACGCTCAGTGATTATTGATAGTACGCAAACTCAAGTAATTGACCAGCGTATGGTGAAATTACTGTGTTGGTTTGATAATGAATGGGGCTACGCTAACCGCATGTTGGACGTGGCTAAGTATTGGGCTGGTGTGATCAAATCATCATAA